One region of Ostrinia nubilalis chromosome 14, ilOstNubi1.1, whole genome shotgun sequence genomic DNA includes:
- the LOC135078053 gene encoding bromodomain-containing protein DDB_G0270170, with protein sequence MDESTKNSPCKACDEGVDGVHLQAEVEHLRQHLAERDAHIVALEGEFIKCTTRANELEEQLGTWREKYERLYDSHKRVQKLNQVLEDKLLQMVDKMKGEKSQLTKDIATLSVRLAESKHNYSMLQKENERYKNDMNLAIQLLQCKPDNFVSQKLDNLPVDTQARVSQYVMSKTSKPSSSAQSKCGNENDTFDASEYEFNISASLMSKILEDSIQDTVTKHCDTCTCSKSQSKPFCYNESYYTVATQTLFTGDLKKSVCINCDAEIKSVHSNLSIKSASSHAHKITTDKTLNCGLTGPMYVIPQPIGETYEEISEIVPEIKKNHIDHDHDKVNTVDKIVETAIPQPTPDSKQIKSNNINTEPATHHKLCDRTKTPISSKKSSIHSHCNDDLLIKEAHNVKDVKNKYEHVGDFLNTRKNSQSSVSAISRSSSVAKSTVSTHKSNTQVGPGPRFCHLRMQAGSKNILLDNAEPDVPPVLYRRQSKCNENSLFKDLNDDVDNFINLEKNDDDDKNKVKNDNVVVETTLIDVHVDNNNKESNASVKSSSINPVLMNVSSSPLQPLKTHNYSNNNSEHNNNTSQSIGSQPNTTDIDNLLNHLSGANAQNNNYSEKDLKTSKKETLSPTDKQDNIKIFNFDRYEQNKMSSQYGRSLRKMDISQLHSITTRISKDFPPGNNFSNLDIPLKSTLPAVVNVYPNLTQTHLKVNEGKKVFTNEQSTSSLSSDDSAALLQKQQLLRVAEWVEKNLEQQNNLNDPLEDEVSFNNRAARRDSKLNRLTETLNEIALNMPHPVSKFAKLYSKDNGNGNAWVHNNAHSNQDKILKHAMANQNQKAVSNNVAKETIFPVESGDATVTEVGKGVASNCNKMTQEEYEFGKQLQESLRSNGDKEITPEDLARMEYNVKKFLLSGPQWVNPTSAGRSRRTSSKTETDV encoded by the exons ATTGTATGACTCACACAAAAGAGTCCAGAAGTTAAATCAAGTTCTAGAAGACAAATTGTTGCAAATGGTCGATAAAATGAAGGGCGAAAAGAGTCAACTGACTAAGGACATAGCTACTCTGTCGGTTCGACTTGCTGAGTCAAAACATAACTACAGTATGCTGCAAAAAGAAAAT GAAAGATACAAAAATGACATGAATTTAGCAATCCAGTTACTACAATGCAAGCCGGATAACTTTGTGTCACAGAAATTAGAcaat CTTCCTGTTGACACACAGGCAAGAGTGTCCCAGTACGTCATGTCAAAAACATCTAAACCATCTAGCTCTGCCCAGTCTAAATGTGGTAATGAAAATGACACATTTGATGCAAGTGAGTACGAATTTAATATTTCTGCATCACTCATGTCCAAAATTCTTGAGGACAGCATTCAGGATACTGTGACTAAACATTGCGACACATGCACATGTTCCAAGTCACAAAGCAAGCCCTTCTGTTATAACGAAAGTTATTACACAGTGGCAACACAAACGCTATTCACTGGTGATCTTAAAAAATCCGTTTGTATAAATTGCGACGCTGAGATCAAATCAGTCCATTCAAATCTCAGCATCAAAAGCGCCTCATCACATGCACACAAAATCACTACTGATAAAACTTTGAACTGTGGTCTGACTGGCCCTATGTACGTCATTCCACAACCGATTGGTGAAACTTATGAGGAAATTTCGGAAATTGTGCCAGAAATAAAAAAGAATCACATTGATCATGATCATGATAAAGTAAATACTGTTGATAAAATTGTGGAAACCGCTATCCCGCAACCGACTCCTgattcaaaacaaataaaatcaaacaACATAAACACAGAGCCAGCAACCCATCATAAACTTTGTGATCGCACAAAAACTCCAATATCCAGCAAGAAGAGTAGCATTCACAGCCACTGTAATGATGATTTACTCATTAAAGAGGCACATAACGTAAAggacgttaaaaataaatacgagCATGTTGGAGACTTTTTGAATACGAGAAAGAATTCTCAAAGCTCAGTTAGTGCTATTAGTAGGTCTTCATCTGTCGCAAAGTCGACTGTGAGCACACACAAGTCTAATACCCAAGTGGGACCCGGTCCGAGGTTCTGTCACTTGCGGATGCAAGCTGggtctaaaaatattttgttggaTAATGCAGAACCAGACGTACCACCGGTACTTTATCGGCGCCAAAGTAAATGTAATGAAAACTCTTTATTCAAAGATCTCAATGATGATgtagacaattttattaatttagagaagaacgatgatgatgataaaaataaGGTTAAAAATGATAATGTGGTGGTCGAAACCACATTGATAGACGTTCATGTAGACAACAATAACAAAGAATCTAATGCATCTGTCAAAAGCTCGTCTATCAATCCTGTGTTGATGAATGTATCGTCTTCACCATTGCAACCTTTAAAAACACATAACTATTCGAATAATAACTCTGAACATAACAATAACACTTCCCAAAGCATTGGAAGTCAACCAAATACTACAGATATCGACAATTTACTTAATCATTTAAGTGGTGCTAATGctcaaaataacaattattcGGAGAAAGATCTGAAAACTTCCAAAAAAGAGACATTGTCACCTACTGATAAACAAGATAATATAAAGATTTTCAATTTCGACCGTTATGAGCAAAATAAAATGTCTAGTCAGTATGGCAGATCTTTGCGGAAAATGGACATATCTCAGCTGCATTCTATCACTACTAGAATATCCAAAGATTTCCCACCTGgtaataatttttctaattTAGATATTCCACTAAAATCTACTCTGCCGGCAGTTGTTAATGTGTATCCAAACTTGACGCAGACGCATTTGAAAGTAAACGAAGGCAAAAAAGTGTTCACAAATGAACAAAGTACTAGTTCACTTTCAAGTGATGACAGCGCAGCGTTGTTACAAAAGCAACAGCTTCTAAGGGTCGCAGAATGGGTTGAAAAGAACTTGGAACAGCAGAACAATTTAAACGATCCCTTGGAAGATGAAGTCAGTTTTAATAACAGAGCTGCAAGAAGGGACAGCAAATTAAATAGATTGACTGAAACGTTGAACGAAATAGCGTTGAATATGCCGCATCCAGTTAGCAAGTTTGCTAAACTGTATAGCAAAGATAATGGTAATGGTAACGCATGGGTTCACAATAACGCTCATTCTAATcaagataaaattttgaaacatgCTATGGCTAATCAGAATCAGAAAGCTGTTAGTAATAATGTAGCGAAAGAAACTATATTTCCTGTAGAATCAGGTGATGCGACGGTCACTGAGGTGGGGAAAGGAGTTGCAAGCAATTGCAACAAGATGACTCAGGAAGAATATGAGTTTGGGAAACAATTGCAAGAAAGTCTTCGTTCTAATGGCGATAAAGAGATAACACCAGAAGATTTGGCAAGAATGGAGTATAATGTGAAGAAATTTTTATTGAGTGGGCCTCAATGGGTCAATCCGACGTCGGCGGGGCGGAGTCGCCGCACAAGCAGCAAAACTGAGACTGATGTATAG